One part of the Lotus japonicus ecotype B-129 chromosome 2, LjGifu_v1.2 genome encodes these proteins:
- the LOC130735402 gene encoding classical arabinogalactan protein 10-like, producing the protein MARISRGHGCLNLLILLVVSTNLLNSLDAQSPTPTPSPSPTPTPSPAPTPTPTPTPSPTPTPSPAPTPTPTPSPAPVPTPAPTPSPAHSPSPTTPPSSPSPLPDSPPPASGGKSGLSGGQKAGIVIGTLVGAGLIGWGGMVYRKRQQNIRRSSYSNSARDYEL; encoded by the coding sequence ATGGCAAGAATAAGCAGAGGTCATGGCTGCTTAAATCTCTTGATACTACTTGTAGTGTCTACAAATTTATTGAACTCTTTGGATGCACAATCACCAACTCCTACTCCTTCACCTTCTCCGACGCCTACTCCTTCCCCCGCACCAACACCTACACCTACACCTACACCTTCTCCGACGCCTACTCCTTCCCCCGCACCAACACCTACACCTACACCTTCACCTGCTCCAGTTcctacacctgctccaactccTTCACCTGCACATTCACCTTCTCCTACAACTCCACCGTCATCTCCTTCTCCATTACCTGATTCGCCTCCACCGGCTAGTGGAGGTAAATCTGGTCTCAGTGGTGGTCAAAAGGCAGGAATAGTAATAGGAACACTAGTAGGAGCAGGTTTGATAGGTTGGGGTGGAATGGTTTATAGGAAGCGCCAACAAAATATCAGAAGAAGCAGTTATAGTAATTCAGCCAGGGACTATGAACTTTGA
- the LOC130735401 gene encoding uncharacterized protein LOC130735401 encodes MRRGSLSVSEYGQKFRNICDQLAAIGAPVANDDKVHWFPVRWDRSSESANLAQSFAAGCSLDNSNRSDWYMDTGATSHMTHSLSQLTDSQDYSEPTDRRRSGKGPM; translated from the exons ATGCGTCGTGGTTCCCTCTCCGTTTCTGAGTATGGACAGAAATTTCGCAATATTTGTGATCAATTGGCTGCTATTGGTGCTCCTGTTGCTAATGATGACAAAGTTCACTGGTTTCCAGTTCGCTGGGATCGTTCTTCTGAGTCTGCCAATTTAGCTCAATCATTTGCTGCGGGTTGTTCGTTGGACAACTCAAACCGTTCCGACTGGTATATGGATACAGGTGCCACCTCTCATATGACTCATTCTCTATCTCAACTGACGGACTCTCAGGACTACTCTG AACCGACAGACAGGCGCCGTTCTGGGAAGGGGCCGATGTGA